A window of Candidatus Bathyarchaeota archaeon contains these coding sequences:
- the aspS gene encoding aspartate--tRNA(Asn) ligase — MNLDSIGDWVRTHYSSQVTPDLDGKEITLFGWVQEVRDLGGLRFLILQDREGTVQITIPKKRVAPEVLAKSDVLQKRFSFAVKGTVKKTNMTKRGVEVVPTSIKVFSTATEQLPIDITGKTPANIEVRLDARPLDLTLESSLAIFKIQHVALEAIRSFLFEKGFMEAHSPRIIASATEGGAELFCIDYFGQKAYLAQSPQLYKEELTLSFEKVFEVGPFFRAEESHTRRHLSEFTSVDIELAFADADDVMELLEQVIHHTFSVVKEKCQAELAVLGHTLEVPALPFKRLTYTQVLADLKAQGVEVPWGEDISTEAFRVLGKSYPGFYFITDWPTHAKAFYIKPRDDNPEVSEGFDLMFGYIELTSGGTRICDKNQLIARLKEKGLNPESFKMHLQAFDYGMPPHAGWAIGLERLTMILTGIKNIREVTLYPRDRVRLTP; from the coding sequence ATGAACTTGGACTCTATCGGCGACTGGGTTAGAACTCATTATTCATCTCAAGTAACCCCTGACTTAGACGGCAAAGAAATCACCCTGTTTGGTTGGGTTCAAGAAGTGCGCGACCTTGGCGGATTGCGCTTTCTCATACTGCAAGACCGTGAAGGCACAGTCCAAATTACCATACCTAAAAAAAGGGTCGCTCCAGAAGTTTTAGCAAAATCCGATGTGCTACAGAAACGTTTCAGCTTCGCAGTTAAGGGCACAGTTAAAAAAACCAACATGACCAAACGCGGCGTCGAAGTTGTCCCAACAAGCATCAAGGTTTTTAGCACCGCAACTGAGCAGTTACCCATAGACATCACGGGCAAAACCCCTGCCAACATCGAAGTCCGCCTAGATGCACGGCCTCTTGATCTCACTTTGGAATCTAGTTTAGCTATCTTTAAAATTCAGCATGTAGCGTTGGAGGCTATCCGCAGCTTCCTCTTTGAGAAAGGCTTCATGGAGGCACATAGCCCACGCATCATTGCTTCGGCAACGGAGGGTGGAGCGGAACTTTTCTGCATCGACTACTTTGGGCAGAAGGCTTACCTTGCGCAGAGTCCCCAACTCTACAAAGAAGAGTTGACGCTTAGTTTTGAAAAGGTTTTCGAAGTCGGGCCCTTCTTCCGTGCAGAAGAATCCCATACCAGACGCCATCTTAGCGAATTCACCTCGGTCGACATCGAGTTGGCTTTTGCTGACGCTGACGACGTTATGGAGTTGCTTGAACAAGTTATCCATCACACTTTCAGTGTAGTTAAAGAGAAGTGCCAAGCGGAACTCGCTGTTTTGGGTCACACCCTAGAAGTTCCAGCTTTACCGTTTAAGCGGTTAACTTACACGCAGGTGCTAGCTGACCTCAAAGCGCAGGGTGTCGAGGTTCCATGGGGTGAAGACATATCCACAGAAGCCTTCCGCGTCTTGGGCAAAAGCTACCCCGGATTCTACTTCATAACTGACTGGCCAACACATGCCAAAGCCTTCTACATTAAACCCCGCGACGACAACCCAGAAGTCAGCGAGGGCTTCGACTTGATGTTTGGCTACATAGAGTTAACTTCAGGCGGTACACGTATCTGCGACAAAAACCAGCTTATAGCGCGCCTAAAAGAGAAAGGCCTCAACCCTGAATCGTTTAAGATGCACTTGCAAGCTTTTGATTACGGTATGCCTCCGCATGCGGGTTGGGCTATTGGTTTAGAGCGGCTCACGATGATTTTGACGGGCATAAAGAACATCCGCGAAGTTACCCTGTACCCAAGAGACCGCGTAAGACTAACCCCGTAA
- a CDS encoding asparagine synthetase B, with protein sequence MKVTVAVLDKHGDNAVTRMLDVLQSFDVGQVSHFAVVTPKKGFFEKPLGIVNRQGLDTSTVLGCISTRPIASSSYDFLQLEEATVAFEGRVYAPVPKAALTSQLAKERQHCETSLQPLIEQVDGDYAFWMLKEGWVAAGRDPIGVQPLYYGENQDIAAYATNRKALWRLGIENPASFPPGTLGFADKNGFKFKPIKTLKYTAPKEITLDQAAKELQKLLVESVKRRVQGLKEVAVAFSGGLDSSVVAYLASKQGVKVELLHVSLENQPETEEALEASEALDLPMQIHLYKDSDVEAALPKVVELIEEADPIKAAIGVPFYWAAQQAAEAKHKALLAGQGADELFGGYQRYVTEHCKDGVEKVRRTMFSDVVGIHESNLERDLKITGFHDVELRCPFASFEVAEFAMALPVECKIENKPDTPRKLVLRKVAENLGVPAVIAAKPKKAVQYSTGINDAVKRIAKKHGKTVNEYVGELFLKTKA encoded by the coding sequence TTGAAAGTTACTGTTGCAGTGTTAGATAAGCATGGCGACAACGCAGTTACGCGGATGCTAGATGTGCTGCAATCTTTTGATGTGGGGCAGGTTTCGCATTTTGCGGTGGTTACGCCCAAGAAAGGCTTCTTTGAAAAACCCTTAGGCATAGTTAACAGGCAGGGGCTTGACACATCCACCGTGCTTGGCTGCATCAGCACAAGACCCATCGCCTCAAGCAGCTACGACTTCCTGCAATTAGAAGAAGCAACTGTTGCATTTGAAGGCAGAGTATACGCGCCCGTGCCCAAAGCCGCTCTAACCAGTCAGCTAGCTAAAGAGCGGCAGCACTGCGAAACCAGCCTCCAACCCCTCATTGAACAGGTAGACGGCGACTACGCGTTTTGGATGCTCAAAGAGGGCTGGGTAGCCGCAGGCAGAGATCCCATAGGCGTGCAACCCCTCTATTATGGCGAAAACCAAGACATCGCCGCCTACGCCACCAACCGTAAAGCGCTCTGGCGACTCGGAATCGAGAACCCCGCGTCGTTTCCGCCGGGAACTTTGGGGTTCGCAGACAAAAACGGCTTCAAATTCAAACCCATAAAAACCCTCAAGTACACAGCACCCAAGGAGATAACGCTCGACCAAGCAGCAAAGGAACTTCAAAAGCTCCTTGTGGAGTCGGTTAAGCGCCGCGTACAGGGCTTAAAGGAAGTTGCAGTTGCATTTTCAGGTGGCTTAGACAGCAGCGTCGTTGCCTACTTGGCGAGCAAGCAAGGCGTCAAGGTTGAGTTGTTGCATGTGAGTTTGGAGAATCAGCCTGAAACCGAGGAAGCCCTCGAAGCCTCAGAAGCATTGGATTTGCCCATGCAAATTCACCTCTACAAAGACTCCGACGTGGAAGCTGCATTGCCCAAAGTGGTTGAGTTAATCGAGGAAGCTGACCCCATCAAAGCCGCCATCGGTGTCCCCTTCTACTGGGCAGCACAGCAAGCAGCAGAAGCAAAACACAAAGCGCTATTGGCGGGGCAGGGCGCAGACGAGTTGTTCGGCGGCTACCAACGCTACGTCACCGAGCACTGCAAAGACGGAGTTGAAAAAGTCCGACGCACCATGTTCAGCGACGTCGTCGGCATTCATGAGAGTAATTTGGAGCGGGACCTCAAAATCACAGGGTTCCACGACGTGGAGTTGCGGTGCCCCTTTGCCTCGTTTGAGGTCGCCGAGTTCGCCATGGCTTTGCCTGTGGAATGCAAAATCGAGAACAAACCCGACACGCCACGCAAGTTGGTGCTGCGCAAAGTCGCTGAGAACCTCGGTGTTCCAGCGGTAATTGCAGCTAAGCCTAAGAAGGCGGTGCAGTACTCGACGGGGATAAACGACGCGGTCAAGAGGATAGCTAAAAAACACGGCAAGACAGTTAACGAGTACGTTGGGGAACTGTTCTTGAAGACTAAAGCGTAG
- the purB gene encoding adenylosuccinate lyase — protein sequence MPILPIDTGRYGTPEMLKIFDEETRVQKLLDVEAALALAHAEVGNIPKKDAAKIADMASTKYVKVERVKAIEKEIKHDIASLVRALSEQCGSSGAYVHLGATSYDIVDTANALQLKDAIAVLEKRLTEFKTILQKQAATHKATVMIGRTHGQHALPITLGFKFAVWGYEVNRHLQRLDECKKRALAGKVSGAVGTQAGLGEHAVEIQALVMKRLGLSAAEISTQIVQRDRYAEVISIYAMIASSLENFATEIRELQRPEIAEVFESFEAKKQVGSSTMPHKQNPETCERVCGLARIVRSLAMPALEDMVTWHERDLTQSSAERFILPESSILLDYILNLMCNIVANLRVDSQRMLANMSATEGRAMSESVMMALVKKGVNRQEAHELLRQLTIKSAVEKKPFKQTLLEDKLVSKTLSEKEIEAALDPKNYLGTAIKQAEQFAKGA from the coding sequence TTGCCAATCTTACCTATAGACACAGGCCGCTACGGAACGCCTGAGATGCTTAAAATCTTCGACGAAGAAACCCGTGTGCAGAAACTTTTAGATGTGGAAGCTGCCCTTGCGTTGGCGCATGCTGAAGTGGGCAACATACCCAAAAAGGACGCCGCGAAAATTGCCGATATGGCATCCACCAAATACGTTAAAGTTGAACGCGTAAAGGCGATTGAGAAGGAAATCAAGCATGACATCGCCTCGTTGGTGCGGGCGCTCTCTGAGCAATGTGGCTCAAGCGGCGCATACGTGCACCTCGGCGCAACCAGCTACGACATCGTAGACACAGCCAACGCCCTGCAACTAAAAGACGCCATCGCCGTCCTCGAAAAACGCCTCACCGAATTCAAAACTATCCTCCAAAAACAAGCCGCCACACACAAAGCCACAGTCATGATTGGCAGAACCCACGGCCAACACGCCCTCCCCATCACTTTAGGCTTTAAATTCGCTGTTTGGGGTTACGAAGTCAACCGCCACCTTCAACGCCTCGACGAATGCAAAAAACGCGCGTTAGCAGGCAAAGTTAGCGGCGCAGTCGGCACCCAAGCGGGACTCGGCGAGCACGCAGTCGAAATTCAAGCGCTGGTTATGAAGCGGCTGGGCTTGTCGGCAGCGGAGATTTCCACCCAAATCGTGCAGCGGGACCGCTACGCCGAAGTCATCTCAATCTACGCCATGATCGCCAGTTCATTGGAGAATTTCGCCACCGAAATCCGCGAGCTCCAGCGCCCCGAAATCGCAGAGGTTTTCGAATCCTTCGAAGCCAAAAAGCAGGTTGGCAGTAGCACCATGCCTCACAAGCAGAACCCTGAGACCTGTGAGCGGGTTTGTGGTTTAGCAAGAATTGTCCGCAGTTTGGCTATGCCTGCGTTGGAGGATATGGTGACTTGGCATGAACGCGACCTCACCCAGTCCTCTGCGGAACGGTTCATTTTGCCCGAATCCTCCATCTTACTCGACTACATCTTGAACTTGATGTGTAACATCGTTGCCAACCTCCGAGTGGACAGCCAACGAATGCTTGCGAATATGTCCGCGACAGAGGGTCGTGCGATGTCGGAGTCCGTCATGATGGCGCTGGTCAAAAAAGGCGTCAACCGACAGGAAGCCCACGAACTCCTCCGCCAACTCACCATCAAAAGCGCCGTAGAAAAGAAGCCCTTCAAGCAAACGCTTCTCGAAGATAAACTCGTCAGCAAAACGCTTTCGGAGAAGGAGATTGAGGCGGCGCTTGACCCCAAAAACTACCTCGGAACCGCAATCAAACAGGCAGAGCAGTTCGCAAAGGGCGCCTAG
- a CDS encoding DEAD/DEAH box helicase, producing the protein MKIAELPIADSVKEILHGLGICELFPPQEDCIRAGVLDGCNIVLASPTASGKTLIAELCALKHVLENGGKVIYLSPLRALASEKFEEFQKYTSITKPDGGKVAVGISTGDFDTADNWLARYDIIVTTNEKADSLLRHRAKWMDSISAVIADEVHLLNEADRGPTLEIVLARLMQCNPRIQILALSATINNVDEIAGWLNARHIVTTWRPINLKEGVILQDEIQYRDGESRKIEQETRLTFINMVLNTLRNGGQALIFASTRKNAVSAAKTVASHMDKVLVPKSGSKLVKKSLEQQTKGALEKEAKKILDAGEHTQMSDELAELVRCGVAYHHAGLSGSHRKIIEDAFKERKIKVLTATPTLAWGVNLPARTVIIQDYRRFEAGLGNYPISVLDYKQMAGRAGRPKYDKFGESVLIAKTADEADYLMESYVLAKPERIWSRLAVEKIIRTHVLATIASDYAHTEQGIYNFFGKTFYAYQYDVKAIQSVINKILRFLHDEQMIYVVGGDDIRATSFGKRISELYIDPLSGVIIRDALQTKPPLLTEFSLLQLIAHTPDMGPIMRPYQREMDKLAVITEDHKQELFVEIPDQWSDHVGYADFLGEVKTAMVLNNWIEELPEEKILERFNVQPGDLYRTIENAKWLLHATEELSPVVAKNKEVTALARELVERVSKGIKRELMPIVALEGVGRVRGRIIFNAGYHTVEDLKHASIEELTALPSVGPRLAKKIKEQVGGYVKKDEWESLSKASKAPEESQQKGLFDF; encoded by the coding sequence TTGAAGATTGCAGAGTTACCCATCGCAGATTCAGTTAAAGAAATCCTCCACGGGCTGGGCATTTGTGAGTTGTTTCCACCGCAGGAGGATTGCATACGGGCAGGAGTGCTCGACGGCTGCAACATAGTGCTTGCCAGCCCCACTGCCTCAGGCAAGACGTTGATTGCGGAACTCTGCGCACTAAAGCATGTTTTGGAGAACGGCGGCAAAGTCATCTACCTCTCTCCTCTGCGGGCTTTGGCTAGTGAGAAGTTTGAGGAATTCCAAAAATACACAAGCATAACCAAGCCTGACGGGGGCAAGGTGGCTGTTGGAATCAGCACAGGCGACTTCGACACCGCCGACAACTGGCTAGCCCGATACGACATAATCGTGACCACTAACGAGAAGGCGGATTCGCTGCTTCGACACCGAGCGAAGTGGATGGACAGCATAAGCGCCGTCATCGCCGACGAAGTGCACCTGCTAAACGAAGCCGACCGCGGTCCAACTTTGGAAATTGTGCTGGCAAGGTTGATGCAGTGTAACCCCCGCATCCAAATCCTCGCGTTAAGCGCAACTATTAACAACGTGGATGAAATCGCGGGGTGGCTAAATGCACGGCACATCGTCACTACATGGCGCCCCATCAACCTAAAAGAAGGCGTCATCCTGCAAGACGAAATCCAGTACCGCGACGGCGAATCCCGAAAAATCGAGCAGGAAACCCGCCTAACCTTCATCAACATGGTCCTAAACACCCTGCGCAACGGTGGGCAAGCGTTGATTTTTGCCTCCACCCGCAAGAACGCGGTTTCTGCAGCGAAGACCGTTGCCAGCCACATGGACAAAGTGCTTGTTCCCAAAAGCGGCTCTAAGTTGGTTAAGAAGAGCCTTGAGCAGCAAACCAAAGGTGCATTGGAGAAGGAGGCAAAGAAAATTCTCGATGCAGGCGAGCATACGCAGATGAGTGACGAACTTGCAGAATTGGTCCGCTGTGGGGTGGCTTATCATCATGCGGGTTTGTCGGGGTCGCATCGTAAAATCATCGAGGATGCGTTTAAAGAGCGTAAAATTAAGGTTTTGACTGCGACGCCGACGTTGGCTTGGGGCGTCAACCTCCCCGCACGTACCGTCATCATTCAAGATTACCGTCGCTTCGAAGCAGGCTTAGGCAACTACCCCATCAGCGTCTTAGACTACAAGCAGATGGCTGGACGGGCGGGGAGACCGAAGTATGACAAGTTCGGCGAATCCGTATTGATTGCGAAGACTGCTGACGAAGCCGACTACCTCATGGAAAGCTACGTGTTGGCTAAGCCTGAACGCATCTGGTCACGGCTGGCGGTGGAGAAAATCATCCGCACCCACGTATTAGCCACAATCGCCTCGGACTATGCACACACCGAGCAGGGCATCTACAACTTTTTCGGCAAAACCTTCTACGCCTACCAATACGACGTCAAAGCCATCCAGAGCGTCATAAACAAAATCTTGCGCTTTCTCCACGACGAACAAATGATATACGTAGTGGGAGGCGATGACATCCGCGCAACCAGTTTTGGGAAACGTATAAGTGAACTCTACATCGACCCCCTAAGCGGCGTCATCATCCGCGACGCACTCCAAACCAAACCTCCGCTGCTAACAGAATTCAGTTTGCTCCAACTCATCGCCCACACCCCCGACATGGGGCCCATCATGCGTCCCTACCAACGCGAAATGGATAAACTCGCTGTAATCACCGAAGACCACAAGCAAGAGCTTTTTGTGGAAATCCCTGACCAGTGGAGCGACCACGTAGGCTACGCAGACTTCCTCGGCGAAGTTAAAACCGCCATGGTGCTCAACAACTGGATAGAGGAGTTGCCTGAAGAGAAAATCTTGGAGCGGTTCAACGTGCAGCCCGGCGATTTGTACCGCACGATTGAGAACGCGAAGTGGCTGCTGCACGCCACCGAGGAGTTGTCGCCTGTGGTGGCTAAAAACAAGGAAGTAACCGCGTTGGCTCGTGAACTAGTTGAGCGGGTTTCGAAGGGTATAAAGCGGGAACTCATGCCCATCGTCGCGTTAGAAGGCGTTGGCAGAGTTCGCGGCAGAATCATCTTTAACGCAGGCTACCACACCGTCGAAGACCTAAAACACGCCTCCATCGAAGAACTAACCGCCCTGCCCTCCGTGGGTCCCCGTTTGGCAAAGAAGATTAAAGAGCAAGTTGGCGGCTACGTGAAAAAGGATGAGTGGGAGAGCCTCAGCAAAGCCAGTAAAGCGCCTGAGGAATCCCAGCAGAAAGGACTCTTTGACTTCTAG
- a CDS encoding ABC transporter substrate-binding protein: MKKAFILIAVAIAAIAIVAATTGAFTLLNQTQPTSPTPTPSSSTAPQPSTTASVTPTSTPTPNSTTQSSSTGGSVSTQPVPLMEPTGSVTVVDANGANVTVQLPVNRIVCLTSVETVYALGGGGKIVGIAGMLTTDVKAVLPSAILNLPVVGDRDTSPNIEVILELKPDLILASQRLTDAHRKLFEDAGIAVIEDSTTGIRRNQYMRNLGLILNAQARAEELISYEQHYWDLVEQRVANLPRSQKPLVYFEWYMQWFSTGPGGSYTRLIEAAGGINLAENATVANPQLTAEFIIEQNPDIAIRMLDYTSGETLQAFQNLHSTIASRTGMSGVKAVQNNQLYVIKSTLLVERDVIGLLYFAKWFHPDLFKDINPAAIHAEMIQKYYGTTLSGVYLYP, encoded by the coding sequence ATGAAGAAAGCCTTCATCCTCATAGCAGTAGCTATCGCCGCAATAGCCATAGTCGCCGCCACCACAGGCGCATTTACGCTACTTAATCAAACCCAACCAACTTCCCCCACACCCACCCCAAGTTCATCCACCGCACCTCAACCCTCCACCACAGCTTCCGTTACTCCAACCTCCACTCCAACACCCAACTCAACTACTCAGTCGTCTTCAACAGGGGGTTCTGTATCGACACAACCAGTTCCCCTAATGGAGCCTACAGGTTCAGTGACCGTTGTAGATGCAAACGGTGCAAACGTTACTGTTCAACTTCCAGTTAATCGTATAGTGTGCCTCACTTCGGTCGAAACTGTTTACGCGTTAGGCGGAGGAGGTAAAATCGTGGGCATCGCAGGCATGTTGACCACAGATGTTAAAGCGGTTCTGCCATCGGCGATTCTAAATTTGCCCGTGGTGGGTGACAGAGACACATCCCCCAACATCGAAGTTATACTAGAGTTGAAGCCAGACTTGATTCTTGCCAGCCAAAGATTAACTGATGCCCATCGAAAACTGTTCGAAGACGCAGGCATAGCCGTCATCGAAGACTCAACCACAGGAATCCGCCGCAACCAGTACATGAGGAATCTGGGTTTGATTCTCAATGCACAGGCAAGGGCTGAAGAACTCATCAGTTATGAGCAGCATTATTGGGATCTGGTTGAGCAGCGTGTAGCAAATCTGCCACGGAGCCAGAAGCCTCTGGTTTACTTTGAATGGTACATGCAATGGTTCAGCACAGGTCCAGGCGGTTCATACACTAGGCTGATTGAAGCTGCAGGCGGAATAAATCTCGCTGAAAACGCTACTGTTGCTAATCCACAGTTAACCGCCGAGTTTATCATAGAACAGAACCCTGACATAGCCATCCGCATGCTTGACTACACTTCTGGGGAAACCCTTCAAGCGTTCCAGAACCTGCACAGTACTATAGCAAGCCGAACAGGCATGAGTGGAGTCAAAGCCGTCCAAAACAACCAGCTCTACGTCATCAAGAGTACGCTTTTGGTGGAGCGGGATGTGATTGGTTTGCTCTACTTTGCAAAGTGGTTCCACCCTGACCTATTCAAAGACATAAACCCAGCCGCAATACACGCAGAGATGATTCAGAAATACTACGGAACAACCCTTAGCGGAGTCTACCTCTACCCATGA
- a CDS encoding cysteine desulfurase: protein MVENVKELLKLHEGITHEVYLDNENSTTVPPEVLDAMLPYYNKKAYGNPTLTHKPGWEAFETIMGCFGKISRYLGAKNLEEITFTPSETEANNLAIVASCFAQKDKGKKIVISEIEPINVLQVAEMMSKFGFSTTKIPVNNEGFVNLEKLKEAIDNQTVLVSIAAVNNEVGTIQPLKEAVDIVKAKNPNALFHTDASDAYGRIPLNVQQLGVDMATVSSFKIQGPRGVGAFYLKEGINLERILEGPIGTQKLWPGVENTPLIVGFTKASELAFTDFEGNVAKLRALRDKLVDGIFAELTDLRFNGPRGDKRSPDNANISILRCEGEALTIELSLKGVYVSSGSACSRRLLQPSHVLIAIGRIFEEAHGSILMKVTRTHTEDDISYVLDVLPSAVNRIRGIVGSTGVH, encoded by the coding sequence ATGGTTGAAAACGTAAAAGAACTTCTCAAACTCCACGAAGGCATAACCCACGAAGTATACCTCGACAACGAAAACAGCACCACCGTCCCCCCAGAAGTCCTCGACGCTATGCTCCCCTACTACAACAAAAAAGCCTACGGCAACCCCACCTTAACCCATAAACCAGGCTGGGAAGCCTTCGAAACCATCATGGGCTGCTTCGGAAAAATCAGCCGCTACCTCGGCGCCAAAAACCTCGAAGAAATCACCTTCACCCCAAGCGAAACCGAAGCCAACAACCTCGCCATAGTCGCATCCTGTTTTGCACAGAAAGACAAAGGCAAAAAAATCGTCATAAGCGAAATCGAACCCATCAACGTCTTGCAAGTAGCCGAGATGATGAGCAAATTCGGGTTTTCAACCACCAAAATCCCCGTCAACAACGAAGGCTTTGTCAACCTTGAAAAACTCAAAGAAGCCATCGACAACCAAACCGTCCTAGTCAGCATCGCAGCAGTAAACAACGAAGTAGGCACCATCCAACCCCTAAAAGAAGCAGTCGACATAGTCAAAGCCAAAAACCCAAACGCACTCTTCCACACTGACGCCTCAGACGCATACGGCAGAATCCCCCTAAACGTCCAGCAACTCGGCGTAGACATGGCAACCGTGAGCAGCTTCAAAATCCAAGGCCCCCGCGGAGTCGGAGCATTCTACCTCAAAGAAGGCATCAACTTGGAGCGCATCTTGGAAGGCCCCATCGGAACCCAGAAACTTTGGCCAGGCGTCGAAAACACCCCCCTAATAGTTGGCTTCACAAAAGCTTCTGAACTTGCATTTACAGACTTCGAGGGCAACGTGGCGAAACTGCGCGCTCTGCGTGACAAACTCGTAGACGGCATATTCGCTGAGCTAACCGACTTACGTTTCAACGGTCCCAGAGGCGACAAACGCAGCCCAGACAACGCCAACATAAGCATCCTGCGCTGCGAAGGCGAAGCCTTAACCATCGAACTCAGCCTCAAAGGCGTCTACGTCTCAAGCGGAAGCGCATGCAGCCGCAGACTACTCCAACCCAGCCACGTCTTAATCGCCATCGGACGCATCTTTGAGGAAGCGCACGGCAGCATTCTCATGAAAGTTACCCGCACCCATACAGAAGACGATATATCTTACGTTCTAGACGTTCTACCATCAGCAGTGAATCGTATAAGAGGGATAGTTGGCTCAACAGGAGTACACTAA
- a CDS encoding iron-sulfur cluster assembly scaffold protein — protein MSRIPLPYNPKVMDLFRNPKNLGKMEDATVVAVAGNPACGDMITFYLKINDRQVIEKATFESYGCAANIATSSIVTEMIKDLTLEKAWTDITWKKVTEEIGGLPSVKFHCGVLAVGALKRAIRLYFDQKNIAYPSWLSKEHTFEEKQALEEEELAKTLSKRMKPEAEKQQ, from the coding sequence ATGTCACGTATACCTTTACCGTATAACCCCAAAGTCATGGACCTCTTCCGCAACCCCAAAAACTTGGGCAAAATGGAAGACGCAACCGTCGTCGCAGTCGCAGGCAACCCTGCATGCGGAGACATGATCACCTTCTACCTAAAAATCAACGACCGACAAGTCATCGAAAAAGCAACGTTTGAAAGCTACGGCTGCGCAGCCAACATCGCCACCAGCAGCATAGTCACCGAAATGATCAAAGACCTAACACTCGAAAAAGCCTGGACAGACATAACCTGGAAAAAAGTCACCGAAGAAATCGGCGGCTTACCCAGCGTCAAATTCCACTGCGGCGTTTTAGCGGTCGGCGCACTCAAACGCGCCATCCGCCTCTACTTCGACCAAAAAAACATCGCCTACCCAAGCTGGCTCTCAAAAGAACACACTTTTGAGGAGAAGCAGGCGCTTGAAGAAGAGGAACTGGCAAAGACACTCTCTAAGAGGATGAAACCTGAGGCAGAAAAGCAACAGTGA